A stretch of Kryptolebias marmoratus isolate JLee-2015 linkage group LG24, ASM164957v2, whole genome shotgun sequence DNA encodes these proteins:
- the LOC108230746 gene encoding ras-related protein Rab-11B — MGNRDDEYDFLFKVVLIGDSGVGKSNLLSRFTRNEFNLESKSTIGVEFATRSIQVDGKTIKAQIWDTAGQERYRAITSAYYRGAVGALLVYDIAKHLTYENVERWLKELRDHADNNIVIMLVGNKSDLRHLRAVPTDEARAFAEKNTLSFIETSALDSTNVEEAFKNILTEIYRIVSQKQIADRSAHDESPGNNVVDISVPPTTDGQKGNKLQCCQSL, encoded by the exons ATGGGGAACAGAGACGACGAATATGATTTCTTGTTCAAAG TCGTACTGATCGGAGACTCCGGGGTGGGGAAGAGTAATCTGCTGTCCCGGTTCACGAGAAATGAGTTCAACTTGGAGAGCAAGAGCACCATCGGGGTGGAGTTTGCCACCCGCAGCATCCAGGTGGACGGGAAGACGATCAAGGCTCAGATCTGGGACACGGCTGGACAGGAGCGCTACAGAGCGATCACCTCGGC GTATTATCGAGGTGCAGTCGGAGCCCTCCTGGTTTACGACATCGCCAAGCACCTGACGTACGAGAACGTGGAGCGCtggctgaaggagctgagggaCCACGCTGACAACAACATCGTCATCATGCTGGTGGGGAACAAGAGCGACCTCCGCCACCTCAGGGCCGTGCCCACCGACGAGGCTCGAGCCTTTGCAG AAAAGAACACTCTTTCGTTTATTGAGACATCAGCGTTGGACTCCACAAACGTAGAAGAGgcgttcaaaaacattttaacag AAATCTACCGCATCGTGTCACAGAAACAGATAGCAGACAGATCTGCGCACGATGAGTCTCCGGGTAACAATGTAGTAGACATCAGCGTCCCGCCCACCACTGACGGCCAGAAGGGCAACAAACTTCAGTGCTGCCAGAGCCTGTGA